In the genome of Coraliomargarita algicola, one region contains:
- a CDS encoding arylsulfatase, which translates to MMKLTRFPFLLVLLIVGTATAKQPNVVLIFADDLGYGDLSCYGATKIQTPHIDQLAEEGRKFSDAHSSSAVCTPSRYGLLTGQYPFRANDGKGIWKPTGLETPLLIDTDMLTIADVFKRQGYDTAAFGKWHLGFKEGENDWQEPLRPGPQDLGFDYYFGMPVVNSAPPYAYVENDHFYGSDPEDPLINVGRQGPGAHPLSKLPKAAGHRTPNFYKGQTKAYELFDDYEVGTKLAEKATDWIETRDEKPFFVYFAATQVHHPFTPAERFQGTSQAGLYGDFAHELDWIVGELRQSLEAIGEADNTLIIFTSDNGGMFNTGGKAAAKLGHQINGDLLGSKFGVWEGGHRVPFIAWWPGKIAAGSESDQLLSNVDLLATFAAIAGRELSAEEQQDSINLLPALVGEPEQPLRTEMVVTPNQPSHMALRKGKWMYIPARGDGGFATNIAATRLAGTPNSDIKNGKLKKSAPRAQLYDLEADVNQTTNVYSQYPEVVQQLAAELKAYQSHQK; encoded by the coding sequence ATGATGAAGCTCACGCGATTTCCATTTTTACTGGTTCTGCTGATTGTTGGCACGGCCACTGCCAAACAGCCCAATGTCGTCCTGATTTTTGCCGATGACCTCGGCTATGGTGACCTGAGTTGTTATGGTGCGACCAAGATCCAGACCCCTCATATCGATCAACTGGCAGAGGAGGGCAGGAAGTTCAGCGATGCGCATTCGTCTTCGGCGGTCTGCACGCCTTCGCGCTATGGCTTGCTGACGGGGCAGTATCCCTTCCGTGCGAATGACGGCAAGGGGATCTGGAAGCCCACGGGCTTGGAGACGCCGCTGCTGATTGATACCGATATGCTGACCATCGCGGATGTGTTCAAACGTCAGGGCTATGACACGGCTGCCTTCGGTAAATGGCACCTCGGCTTCAAGGAGGGGGAGAACGATTGGCAGGAGCCGCTGCGGCCGGGGCCGCAGGATCTCGGCTTTGATTATTATTTCGGCATGCCAGTGGTGAATAGTGCGCCGCCCTATGCCTATGTGGAAAATGACCATTTCTATGGCAGCGATCCGGAGGATCCGCTGATCAATGTCGGTCGCCAAGGGCCGGGGGCGCACCCTCTGTCGAAACTGCCCAAAGCAGCGGGGCATCGCACACCGAATTTTTATAAAGGACAGACCAAAGCCTACGAGTTGTTTGATGATTACGAAGTCGGCACCAAGCTGGCCGAGAAAGCCACCGACTGGATCGAGACCCGGGACGAAAAACCATTTTTCGTCTACTTCGCCGCCACGCAGGTGCATCACCCCTTCACGCCAGCCGAGCGTTTTCAAGGCACCAGCCAAGCGGGCCTGTATGGCGATTTCGCCCATGAGCTCGACTGGATCGTGGGGGAACTGCGTCAAAGCCTCGAAGCTATCGGGGAGGCGGACAATACATTAATCATTTTTACCAGCGACAACGGTGGTATGTTCAACACCGGTGGCAAGGCTGCCGCTAAGTTGGGACATCAGATCAATGGCGATTTGCTTGGTTCCAAGTTCGGCGTCTGGGAGGGCGGGCATCGCGTGCCTTTTATCGCCTGGTGGCCGGGCAAAATCGCGGCGGGCAGCGAGTCGGATCAATTGCTGAGCAATGTCGATCTGTTGGCCACCTTTGCGGCGATTGCTGGCCGTGAGCTCAGTGCTGAAGAGCAACAGGACAGCATCAATCTATTACCGGCGCTAGTCGGTGAACCAGAGCAGCCGCTGCGCACGGAAATGGTCGTCACACCGAACCAGCCCAGCCACATGGCGCTGCGCAAGGGCAAGTGGATGTATATTCCCGCGCGCGGCGATGGGGGCTTCGCGACCAACATCGCTGCAACTCGACTGGCCGGCACGCCCAATAGCGACATTAAGAATGGAAAGCTCAAGAAGAGCGCGCCACGGGCTCAGCTCTACGATCTGGAAGCGGACGTCAATCAGACCACCAATGTTTACAGCCAGTATCCCGAAGTGGTGCAACAGTTGGCTGCCGAATTGAAGGCCTATCAATCCCATCAGAAATAG
- a CDS encoding RNA polymerase sigma factor — translation MESTRYTLIQRVKDPKNGHAWTSFVEAYEGYIDAVLLRVGIGRDEAKDLGQEILLKLWKQLPSFDYQPNRGKFRSWLYQIIRNTA, via the coding sequence ATGGAATCGACACGCTACACCCTGATACAACGAGTCAAAGACCCGAAAAATGGGCATGCTTGGACATCTTTCGTTGAGGCTTACGAGGGGTATATTGATGCGGTTTTGTTACGAGTGGGGATTGGCCGGGACGAAGCCAAGGATCTTGGCCAGGAGATTTTACTCAAACTGTGGAAGCAATTGCCAAGCTTTGATTATCAGCCGAATCGGGGCAAGTTTCGCAGCTGGCTATATCAAATTATTCGGAATACCGCTTAA
- a CDS encoding GH116 family glycosyl hydrolase, with protein sequence MTQSKLKSFSSSSNFSLDISRRRFLVAAGTFAAGMMAGPLMAAGSRESYAQMLRQDRALRGYWRFDGDLVDVLGKSQAKASGATAFTSGAMDGKAISLEPNAPILVPGADKLKGRATTLELFFRVDAKPSGEGNPVIIAQSNGKAALFVIGVKHDLSGLLYQNNNGMVVTEINLPTDQPIEVGRWYHFALTSFDLDVRAYIDGYECSLVGGAYEYTRKGPKKTTMTLGSTPVNNGWGSTHISIDEVACYARGLTAPEIQAHLAVAGPKWQKHLKETGAIVSAVEAKRDALRDAKAQAILNDPGLVQHGESTLYEGERLEAINFMVGGIGAGAIQFNGNAEPAIWQIGCNYEEHRVEDSFLAVRAQAAGGQPLVRALQTKAAGAFAPMKSLKFIGEYPFGQYKFEEPALPVEVELEVFNPFIPMNLKGCAIPCAIYTVTAKNTSNSKVKADVLAAQKNALGYNEGKGKGDYKYGSNQNEVLKQGETTLLHMTRSGNDSADMVLMTLAAGASGTAEWDVSQSLQRDLVTSGSLDGAAKSKVSPDGQSVNGALSAPIELAPGETMSVTFVLTWYFQNNKHGSGKMIALEGEGRSNSVGWSGQGHNYTNWWSDAMGVAAYMQDNIEDLTARTRLFHKTLYASTLPVWLLDRMSSQLAVLRSQTFWWAKNGYLGMWEGCNEDDGCCAGNCTHVYHYAQAHARLLPEMGRLMRDQDYERQTEKGVTPYRHTNKVGAADGFYGTILNTYREHLCSKDDSWLQSVWPKVKKGMDWSIDYWNPSRDGFMETTQHNTLDGDFSGCSSWIGSMYLAALEAAARMADIVGDRAVAAEYRKIRESGKQLQNKRLWNGEYYIQEPGKKRSQDYLDGCHIDQILGEWWADQVEIDRCYPKERSRQAMESLLKYNFLTDFHGHSLKPRQYCEVTDGGMKMITWPKNPQPIPGMKYGDEVMTGFEYSAAVAMIQNGLLKEGLMVMKVIYDRYNGRLRTKGVSNVRNGPWGYSGNPFGDDECGKFYGRSLSVWSALLALQGFHYDGPKGEIAFRPVLTPEDHKSFFTAAEAYGLYSQQRSTSELKATLNVSEGEVSLRNVILNAGEGQQAKSAQVKLGARTLPAKLESNGSDLRLAFQSAIVLKAGEVLDIQVSLV encoded by the coding sequence ATGACCCAATCAAAGCTTAAGTCTTTTTCGTCCTCGTCCAACTTTTCACTAGATATTTCACGTCGCCGGTTCTTAGTGGCCGCAGGTACCTTTGCCGCTGGTATGATGGCGGGGCCGCTTATGGCCGCAGGTAGTCGTGAGTCCTATGCGCAGATGCTGCGACAAGATCGCGCCCTGCGTGGTTACTGGCGTTTCGATGGCGATCTGGTCGATGTGTTGGGGAAGTCGCAAGCAAAGGCGAGCGGAGCCACTGCGTTTACTAGTGGTGCGATGGATGGCAAGGCGATCAGCCTGGAGCCGAATGCTCCGATTTTGGTGCCGGGTGCCGACAAATTGAAAGGCCGCGCCACTACCCTGGAGCTCTTCTTTCGAGTCGATGCGAAGCCCAGTGGCGAGGGTAATCCCGTCATCATTGCGCAGAGCAATGGCAAGGCCGCGCTTTTCGTGATCGGGGTGAAGCATGACCTCTCGGGGCTGCTTTATCAGAATAATAATGGCATGGTCGTGACGGAGATCAACCTGCCGACGGATCAGCCGATCGAAGTGGGGCGCTGGTATCACTTTGCCCTGACCAGTTTTGACCTGGATGTGCGTGCCTACATTGATGGCTACGAATGCAGCCTCGTCGGCGGTGCGTATGAATATACGCGTAAGGGGCCCAAGAAAACCACCATGACGCTGGGCAGCACGCCGGTGAACAATGGTTGGGGCTCGACGCATATTTCGATCGACGAAGTGGCGTGTTATGCCCGTGGCCTGACCGCTCCGGAAATTCAGGCGCACCTCGCAGTCGCAGGTCCGAAGTGGCAGAAGCATTTAAAAGAGACGGGAGCGATCGTGTCTGCGGTCGAGGCCAAGCGTGATGCGCTGCGCGACGCCAAGGCTCAGGCGATTTTGAATGATCCCGGCTTAGTGCAGCACGGTGAGTCGACTCTCTACGAGGGCGAGCGCCTCGAAGCGATTAACTTTATGGTCGGTGGCATTGGTGCCGGCGCGATTCAATTTAATGGCAATGCCGAGCCCGCCATTTGGCAAATCGGCTGCAACTACGAAGAACATCGGGTGGAAGATAGCTTTCTTGCGGTGCGTGCCCAAGCCGCGGGCGGTCAGCCGCTCGTGCGTGCTTTGCAGACCAAAGCCGCCGGTGCTTTTGCGCCGATGAAGTCTTTGAAGTTCATTGGTGAGTATCCATTTGGACAATACAAGTTTGAAGAGCCGGCACTTCCGGTGGAGGTCGAGTTGGAAGTTTTCAATCCCTTCATTCCCATGAATCTGAAGGGCTGTGCCATCCCTTGTGCCATTTACACGGTCACGGCGAAGAACACCTCGAATTCGAAGGTGAAGGCCGACGTTCTGGCGGCGCAGAAGAATGCCCTCGGTTATAATGAAGGCAAGGGCAAGGGAGATTACAAATATGGCAGCAATCAGAACGAAGTCCTGAAGCAGGGCGAGACTACCTTGCTGCACATGACACGTTCGGGCAACGATAGCGCGGACATGGTGCTGATGACTCTAGCTGCGGGTGCTTCGGGCACGGCGGAGTGGGACGTTTCACAATCCCTGCAGCGTGATTTGGTCACTTCCGGCTCGCTTGATGGTGCTGCGAAGTCGAAGGTGTCGCCCGACGGACAATCCGTTAACGGCGCGCTCTCCGCGCCGATCGAACTGGCGCCCGGTGAGACGATGTCAGTCACCTTTGTGCTGACCTGGTATTTTCAAAACAATAAGCATGGCTCCGGCAAGATGATCGCTCTGGAGGGCGAGGGGCGTTCAAACAGTGTTGGCTGGAGCGGGCAAGGTCACAACTATACCAACTGGTGGTCCGATGCCATGGGTGTCGCGGCTTACATGCAGGACAACATTGAAGACCTCACTGCGCGCACGCGTCTGTTTCACAAAACCTTGTATGCGTCCACGCTGCCAGTCTGGTTGCTGGACCGCATGAGTTCACAGTTGGCCGTCTTACGCAGCCAAACTTTCTGGTGGGCCAAGAACGGCTATTTGGGCATGTGGGAAGGTTGTAATGAGGACGATGGTTGCTGTGCGGGTAATTGCACCCACGTCTATCACTATGCGCAAGCACACGCGCGCCTGTTGCCGGAGATGGGGCGTCTCATGCGTGATCAGGACTATGAGCGTCAAACCGAGAAAGGCGTCACTCCCTATCGCCATACCAACAAGGTGGGGGCGGCTGATGGTTTTTACGGCACGATTTTAAATACCTATCGCGAGCATCTTTGCTCCAAGGACGACAGCTGGCTTCAATCGGTATGGCCCAAGGTCAAGAAGGGCATGGACTGGAGTATCGACTACTGGAATCCGAGTCGCGACGGCTTTATGGAGACCACGCAGCACAACACGCTGGATGGTGACTTCTCCGGTTGCTCCTCCTGGATCGGCAGCATGTATCTGGCAGCGCTCGAAGCCGCAGCGCGCATGGCCGACATCGTCGGCGATCGCGCAGTCGCAGCTGAATACCGTAAGATCCGTGAATCCGGCAAGCAGCTGCAAAACAAGCGTCTCTGGAATGGCGAATATTACATCCAGGAACCCGGCAAGAAGCGTAGCCAGGACTATCTCGACGGTTGCCATATCGACCAGATCCTCGGTGAATGGTGGGCCGATCAAGTCGAGATCGACCGTTGCTATCCCAAGGAGCGTTCGCGTCAGGCGATGGAATCCTTGCTCAAATACAACTTCCTGACCGATTTTCACGGGCACTCGCTCAAGCCGCGTCAATACTGTGAAGTCACCGATGGTGGCATGAAGATGATCACCTGGCCGAAGAATCCACAGCCGATTCCCGGTATGAAATATGGCGACGAGGTGATGACCGGTTTCGAATACAGCGCCGCTGTCGCTATGATTCAAAACGGTTTACTTAAGGAAGGCCTCATGGTGATGAAGGTCATCTACGACCGCTACAATGGACGCCTGCGCACCAAGGGTGTGTCCAATGTCCGCAACGGCCCCTGGGGCTACTCTGGCAATCCATTTGGCGACGATGAGTGTGGTAAGTTCTACGGACGTTCACTCAGTGTCTGGTCCGCGCTGCTCGCACTGCAGGGCTTCCATTACGATGGGCCGAAGGGGGAAATCGCCTTCCGCCCCGTGCTCACTCCGGAGGATCACAAGAGCTTCTTCACCGCAGCCGAAGCTTACGGCCTCTACTCGCAGCAGCGCAGCACCAGCGAACTGAAAGCCACGCTCAATGTCTCCGAGGGCGAAGTCAGCCTGAGGAATGTGATTCTGAATGCTGGCGAGGGCCAGCAAGCCAAGTCCGCGCAAGTGAAGCTGGGCGCTCGTACCCTGCCTGCCAAGCTTGAGAGCAACGGCAGCGATTTACGCTTGGCCTTCCAAAGTGCCATCGTGCTCAAGGCCGGTGAAGTGCTCGATATTCAAGTGAGTTTAGTATAA
- a CDS encoding sulfatase, protein MKAKNLIQVIAWLGVGCSSFLSAAKQPNIVFIMADDLGPGWVDFDGSHPEMHTPNLERLADTGMVFNQAYAAATVCSPTRAACITGMSPAQIGLTTHIPGRAGNERPAPDGGPRDAEFVKHLPLDLPSYARELKKLGYATSFIGKWHLAGEGSHGTKDGIVDSRYHPEHYGFDTNIGGCAYGQPKSWFDPYKNGTIENRKKGEYLTDRLGDEAVSFIEANQDQPFHLSLWFYSLHTPIKAPRDLVKRNGGNAYLAMLESMDHAIGKVLDALEATGTRDNTMIVFYSDNGGWKPTSWLNDKKGSLLEGGIRVPMAVSWPGVIAGGSTTDTPVTTMDFFPTFVHAAGGSTQAITQLEGLDLKPLFEGGELERDALYWHYPHNRPDVKYYMGSSILVEGKWKLYAGLGTIPDALFNVKDDPMETNNVLSDQPELAERLRKRLNGWLTQVDAKMPQSDGI, encoded by the coding sequence TTGAAAGCGAAGAATCTTATTCAAGTGATTGCATGGCTGGGAGTCGGCTGTAGTTCATTTCTTAGTGCGGCCAAGCAGCCGAACATCGTATTCATCATGGCCGATGATTTAGGGCCGGGATGGGTGGACTTTGATGGTAGCCACCCGGAAATGCATACGCCTAATTTGGAGCGTCTTGCGGATACCGGGATGGTATTTAATCAGGCTTATGCAGCAGCCACGGTTTGCTCACCGACTCGTGCGGCCTGCATCACTGGGATGTCGCCCGCTCAGATTGGACTGACGACGCATATACCAGGTAGAGCAGGTAACGAGCGTCCCGCACCTGATGGCGGCCCGCGGGATGCAGAATTCGTGAAGCATCTCCCTTTGGATTTGCCGAGCTATGCGCGTGAGTTGAAGAAGCTTGGCTATGCAACCAGTTTTATTGGTAAGTGGCACCTGGCTGGGGAGGGCTCACATGGCACCAAGGATGGCATCGTCGATAGTCGCTATCACCCTGAACATTATGGCTTCGATACAAACATCGGTGGATGTGCCTATGGGCAACCGAAGTCGTGGTTCGACCCCTACAAAAATGGCACGATCGAAAATCGTAAAAAGGGGGAGTATCTAACGGATCGCTTGGGTGATGAGGCTGTCTCATTCATTGAAGCCAACCAGGATCAGCCTTTTCATTTATCGCTCTGGTTCTATTCCTTACATACCCCGATCAAGGCACCGAGGGATTTAGTCAAAAGGAATGGGGGCAATGCGTATCTGGCAATGCTGGAGAGTATGGATCATGCGATCGGTAAGGTGCTCGATGCGCTGGAGGCGACCGGAACCCGGGATAATACGATGATTGTTTTCTACTCGGATAATGGAGGTTGGAAGCCTACCTCCTGGTTGAATGACAAGAAGGGATCTTTGTTGGAAGGTGGTATTCGGGTGCCGATGGCGGTCAGTTGGCCTGGTGTCATTGCCGGGGGCAGCACAACGGACACCCCAGTGACCACGATGGACTTTTTTCCAACCTTTGTGCACGCAGCAGGCGGCTCTACACAAGCGATCACTCAGCTAGAAGGCCTCGATTTGAAGCCTCTATTTGAAGGGGGCGAATTGGAGCGTGATGCGCTCTATTGGCACTATCCACACAATCGTCCAGATGTGAAATATTACATGGGCAGTTCCATCTTAGTTGAAGGTAAGTGGAAACTGTATGCGGGCCTCGGCACCATTCCTGATGCGCTTTTTAATGTCAAAGACGATCCGATGGAGACGAATAATGTGCTGTCGGATCAACCCGAACTGGCTGAGCGTCTGCGTAAACGCCTCAACGGTTGGCTGACTCAAGTAGATGCTAAAATGCCTCAATCGGATGGCATTTAA
- a CDS encoding alpha-L-fucosidase, translating into MKDTFYLRLSALLMALLLNASTLSAVEKEQGMDEMWGEEKLSIQATHPSLKWFTEDKYAMFIHWGLYSQMAGVWNGKTYYGIGEWIMHMAEIPVQEYKDYAKNFNPDQFDAVGLVKLAKAAGMKTIVITAKHHEGFAMFDSQVSDFTITKATPYDRDLMKELADACQAEGMRLGFYYSQNQDWTEPYGGNYKGERPKGYTPDDFNIYFEQKVMPQVAELLTNYGPIALIWFDTPGNMPKEYSARLVDLVQGLQPDCLINSRIGGGYGDYVSLGDMQIPIVRPKVDAWETVDTTNDSWSYAWYDQNWKSPKAICERLVRVVARGGSYMLNVGPKGDGSLPEQAVESLTKSGEWIRAHGEAIYGADASPFDQGFSWGDITTKGQELYLHVFEWPQAGVLRIADLGAKVVQASLLRDASAVDFTQDGSILELNLGSKVGRDLPLISVVKLILDQPAQVTNPATQIDGLTPVTLLAEMATTEGCKHSDYRWMEKFGEWKHDYFIGRWGSEDAVATWDINVLEAGDYLVSIEYSSENDAAGSEWVLSCGDESITFVTFESGFDSTKSFQPGPPRYRNLSVTLGVLNIPNAGLNQLQVTPRLLKGEGIGLKGIRIEPYR; encoded by the coding sequence ATGAAAGATACGTTTTACCTTCGCTTGAGCGCACTGCTGATGGCTCTGCTATTGAATGCATCCACGCTCTCGGCTGTTGAAAAAGAGCAGGGTATGGACGAAATGTGGGGCGAAGAAAAACTCTCAATTCAAGCCACTCACCCCAGCCTAAAATGGTTCACAGAAGATAAATATGCCATGTTTATCCATTGGGGCCTGTATTCGCAAATGGCGGGAGTTTGGAATGGTAAGACTTATTATGGCATCGGAGAGTGGATTATGCACATGGCAGAGATTCCCGTGCAGGAATATAAGGACTACGCCAAGAATTTTAACCCGGACCAATTTGATGCCGTGGGCCTAGTCAAACTGGCCAAAGCCGCGGGGATGAAAACGATTGTGATCACCGCTAAGCATCATGAAGGCTTTGCGATGTTTGACTCGCAGGTCAGCGATTTCACAATCACTAAGGCCACCCCTTACGATCGTGATTTAATGAAAGAGCTCGCTGACGCCTGTCAGGCGGAAGGGATGCGTCTTGGCTTTTATTATTCACAGAACCAGGATTGGACCGAGCCTTATGGTGGTAATTACAAAGGAGAGCGTCCGAAAGGTTATACGCCGGATGATTTTAATATTTACTTCGAGCAGAAGGTGATGCCGCAGGTGGCTGAACTGCTCACTAATTATGGTCCCATTGCGCTGATATGGTTTGATACCCCGGGGAACATGCCAAAGGAGTATAGCGCCCGCTTGGTGGATTTGGTTCAGGGCTTACAGCCGGACTGTTTAATCAACAGTCGTATTGGCGGTGGTTATGGTGATTATGTTTCGCTGGGGGATATGCAAATCCCGATTGTGCGTCCGAAAGTGGACGCTTGGGAGACGGTGGACACTACCAACGATTCCTGGTCATATGCCTGGTACGATCAGAATTGGAAATCGCCCAAGGCGATCTGCGAGCGACTGGTGCGAGTCGTTGCGCGCGGCGGTTCTTATATGCTGAATGTTGGGCCCAAGGGAGATGGTTCACTTCCCGAGCAAGCAGTGGAAAGTTTGACGAAATCAGGCGAATGGATACGTGCACATGGTGAAGCGATCTACGGGGCGGATGCTTCTCCATTCGACCAGGGTTTTAGCTGGGGAGATATCACCACCAAAGGGCAGGAACTTTATTTGCACGTTTTCGAATGGCCTCAAGCGGGCGTCCTGCGCATCGCGGACCTCGGCGCAAAGGTGGTGCAAGCTTCGCTGCTACGGGATGCTTCCGCAGTCGATTTTACACAAGATGGCTCAATCTTGGAGTTGAACCTTGGCTCTAAGGTCGGTCGCGATCTGCCATTGATTTCAGTCGTAAAACTGATTCTGGATCAGCCCGCGCAAGTCACCAATCCGGCGACTCAAATCGATGGGCTCACTCCTGTGACGCTTTTGGCTGAGATGGCGACGACCGAGGGGTGCAAGCACAGTGATTATCGTTGGATGGAGAAATTCGGTGAGTGGAAACATGATTATTTCATCGGTCGATGGGGCTCTGAAGATGCCGTAGCGACCTGGGATATCAATGTCCTCGAAGCAGGCGACTATTTGGTGAGTATCGAATATTCCAGCGAGAATGACGCGGCTGGCTCCGAGTGGGTATTGTCCTGTGGTGACGAGAGTATTACATTCGTGACCTTTGAGTCAGGTTTCGATTCAACGAAATCATTTCAGCCAGGCCCGCCGCGTTACCGTAATTTGAGCGTGACCTTGGGAGTGCTCAATATACCGAATGCTGGTCTCAATCAATTGCAGGTCACCCCGCGTCTTCTTAAAGGAGAAGGGATCGGCTTAAAAGGAATTCGCATTGAGCCGTATCGTTGA
- a CDS encoding arylsulfatase, whose amino-acid sequence MRFKCLISILCLTVVANLSGAAQPNIVFVLCDDLGYGDVQILNPEHGKIPTPSIDRLGREGMIFTDAHSGSSVCTPTRYGLLTGRYSWRTSLQRGVVQGFEPCLIAPERPTVASFLKAQGYHTAMVGKWHLNFLYLDPETQKPIQRKGRHTLAPVGSTIPDGPVDRGFDYYHGFHHAGDMKGVIENDTVIAHEDEIHMLPRLTQKAVEYIDARAQDDDGQPFFLYVPYGSPHTPIVPTEAWKGKSGLGDYADFVMQTDAGFGEILAALDRNGLTDNTLVVFSSDNGCSKAANIPALAQQGHQVSAEFRGSKADLWEGGHRVPFIVRWPEVVQAGSRSDQLLCLTDFFASCADILDTKLPSDGAEDSVSFLPALKGEPIVSTREGVIHHSISGHFGYRMGKWKLLLARGSGGWTSPKEDQAKRSRAPVAQLYDLANDPGETTNLYESQPEVVQRLLAQLEADVSHGRSTEGSTAKNDVKQIQLWKSGR is encoded by the coding sequence ATGCGATTCAAGTGCCTCATTTCTATTCTATGCTTAACGGTTGTTGCGAACTTATCGGGGGCGGCTCAACCAAATATCGTCTTTGTGCTTTGCGACGACTTGGGCTATGGAGACGTGCAGATCCTCAACCCTGAACACGGGAAAATTCCGACGCCTTCAATTGACCGTCTCGGACGTGAGGGGATGATTTTCACCGATGCACACTCTGGCTCTTCCGTCTGCACGCCCACGCGCTACGGTTTGTTGACCGGACGCTACAGTTGGCGCACCAGCTTACAGCGAGGAGTGGTTCAAGGCTTTGAGCCCTGCTTGATTGCTCCAGAGCGCCCGACCGTGGCCAGCTTCTTGAAAGCGCAGGGCTATCATACGGCCATGGTTGGCAAATGGCACTTGAACTTCCTCTATCTGGACCCCGAAACGCAGAAGCCCATCCAGCGCAAGGGGCGCCATACCCTGGCACCGGTCGGCAGTACCATTCCGGATGGCCCGGTGGATCGCGGTTTTGATTACTATCATGGTTTCCATCATGCCGGCGATATGAAGGGAGTGATTGAGAACGACACTGTCATTGCACATGAAGATGAAATTCACATGTTGCCGCGTCTCACCCAAAAAGCTGTCGAATACATCGATGCACGCGCTCAGGACGATGACGGGCAACCCTTCTTTCTCTATGTGCCCTACGGTTCCCCTCACACGCCGATTGTGCCGACCGAGGCCTGGAAAGGGAAAAGCGGGCTCGGTGACTACGCGGATTTTGTCATGCAGACCGATGCCGGATTCGGTGAAATCCTGGCCGCGCTCGACCGCAACGGTCTGACCGACAATACCTTGGTGGTTTTTAGTAGTGATAATGGCTGCTCCAAAGCGGCGAATATTCCTGCACTGGCCCAACAGGGGCACCAGGTGAGCGCGGAGTTTCGCGGCTCGAAGGCTGACCTCTGGGAGGGCGGGCATCGCGTGCCGTTCATTGTGCGTTGGCCGGAGGTCGTTCAAGCGGGGAGCCGTTCGGATCAATTGCTCTGCCTGACCGACTTCTTTGCGAGCTGTGCGGACATTTTGGATACAAAACTTCCATCAGATGGCGCGGAGGACAGCGTCAGCTTTTTGCCCGCTCTAAAGGGGGAGCCGATTGTATCCACACGCGAGGGCGTGATTCATCATTCGATCAGTGGGCACTTTGGATATCGCATGGGGAAGTGGAAGCTCTTGCTGGCGAGAGGATCGGGTGGTTGGACCAGTCCCAAGGAAGATCAGGCCAAGCGCTCCCGTGCGCCCGTCGCACAACTCTATGACCTGGCGAACGATCCCGGTGAAACCACCAATCTCTATGAGTCGCAGCCCGAAGTGGTTCAGCGTTTGCTCGCACAGTTAGAAGCGGATGTGAGTCATGGACGCAGCACCGAAGGTTCTACTGCGAAGAATGATGTGAAGCAGATCCAGCTTTGGAAAAGCGGTCGCTAA